One genomic window of Methanosalsum zhilinae DSM 4017 includes the following:
- a CDS encoding DUF5591 domain-containing protein yields MSPIIPEKERSSKPMDDANIIYHPDMIRANEWILTEYQPPEREFCIFVPCSKKKPYHKSPSHTMYDRIIFELLRPEDVHIVTFGTCGVTPRELDTEYPFMNYEFMMGRCNVAKIKRDFIKMESERLARYLEKTRDNYKHRIAYCIGDFRTAMQKATEMVDINVEIVPAENTLSENLQPEKRFIYGSLSRKPYLQDLSDTLSRIMGIPKRNVGIDENLSVNDTDWYLL; encoded by the coding sequence GTGTCGCCAATAATTCCTGAAAAAGAACGATCCAGTAAACCGATGGATGATGCAAATATAATATATCATCCAGATATGATTCGTGCAAACGAGTGGATACTGACAGAATATCAGCCACCTGAGCGTGAATTTTGCATATTTGTTCCATGTTCAAAAAAGAAACCATACCACAAAAGTCCATCCCATACCATGTATGACAGGATCATATTTGAACTTTTAAGACCTGAGGATGTACATATAGTCACTTTTGGAACCTGCGGAGTAACTCCCAGAGAACTCGATACTGAATACCCTTTTATGAACTATGAGTTCATGATGGGACGATGCAACGTCGCAAAAATTAAAAGGGATTTTATAAAAATGGAAAGTGAAAGACTTGCAAGGTATCTTGAAAAAACACGTGACAACTATAAGCACAGGATAGCATACTGTATCGGTGATTTCAGGACAGCAATGCAGAAAGCAACTGAAATGGTGGATATAAATGTAGAAATAGTACCGGCTGAAAATACACTTTCAGAAAATCTACAGCCAGAGAAAAGATTCATATATGGTAGTCTGAGCAGAAAACCATATCTTCAGGATCTATCTGACACTCTTAGCCGTATCATGGGAATTCCAAAAAGAAATGTTGGTATAGATGAGAATCTATCCGTCAATGATACTGACTGGTATCTTCTCTGA
- a CDS encoding RAD55 family ATPase, giving the protein MGEKEIPERIETKIPGLDEMLNGGFFKGTVNVVSGGSGTGKTIFGAQFIYKGVIENDEKVMCIITSEESRSIVREMKTSFGWDFEKLVDEGKIVFVDITDPALRLQKSVEIAPSELIKSFKKLVESKIEEIKPQRVFVDSIEALFLAIESNYKLRTLIDDVFGVFRKHDATTVISVGTMFDLDKMVEYGADSVIQLGRVKTKEAFHRSIYVMKMRGSKTSNELRALNISDSGMSVLPTPPYSEG; this is encoded by the coding sequence ATGGGTGAAAAGGAGATTCCTGAACGAATTGAGACTAAAATTCCCGGACTGGATGAGATGTTAAATGGCGGCTTTTTCAAAGGTACTGTTAATGTGGTTTCAGGTGGTTCTGGAACAGGTAAGACAATATTCGGGGCACAGTTCATTTATAAAGGGGTAATAGAGAATGATGAAAAAGTAATGTGCATTATAACATCTGAAGAATCCAGGTCAATTGTAAGGGAGATGAAGACTTCATTTGGCTGGGATTTTGAAAAACTGGTGGATGAAGGAAAAATTGTATTCGTGGACATAACAGATCCTGCTCTACGTCTTCAGAAAAGTGTAGAGATTGCACCTTCTGAACTTATCAAAAGCTTTAAAAAACTTGTTGAAAGTAAGATTGAAGAGATCAAGCCTCAAAGAGTTTTTGTTGATTCGATTGAGGCTCTGTTCCTGGCTATAGAATCAAATTATAAACTTCGCACCCTGATAGATGATGTTTTTGGTGTTTTCAGAAAACACGATGCAACAACAGTCATTTCAGTTGGCACCATGTTTGACCTTGATAAGATGGTGGAGTACGGGGCAGATTCAGTTATACAGCTTGGCAGGGTAAAAACCAAAGAAGCATTCCACAGATCTATCTATGTAATGAAGATGAGGGGTTCAAAAACAAGTAATGAACTGCGTGCATTGAATATTTCTGATTCCGGAATGTCGGTTCTTCCAACACCGCCTTATTCCGAAGGCTGA
- a CDS encoding glycosyltransferase family protein — translation MGGIWNVIDAESHTLASMIDSNDLEEDENPGILVAGPYYGHSGADWNKGLNRITDVSGFEEMELGDEIKETIESLQEYGIDVITVEKRIKNTKIGYLLFKTDNFCRINTVYKGTEMSLDNKIKAEAFDLIGLDSLKYESLSNGQEYTHYLNLSYAISEFVRIFVNIKEKYSKEYHDQAIAEFAASLMPTMNISLHCHEFGLFYAIARLKKIGIAVNTVATLHATLPGRGAGYRSIQKIRDNDTTWIEGIPENTATLESLSKYADVVTAVGDSTRKEIKLFYGITSIVVRNGIYLDEKDIKWNDKIRLQENIQNFLSETIYKYMDGKQIPYKKIIPIFSISRIEIENKGYPDLLDSLVLLDRIIKIGVRTGRIDEDIRIVCFVVCAHGPKYNLPEGFPINMQKEILAGEENRLQKMIEERGLQCSSLPGGTRHVSAILYPQWLSENDGGLNMNTSNFMTGCIAGIFPSRYEPFLLTGLEAGKEYTPSIVSKICGFSDALNTIESLVPGIGGVIVVDNIDLSYNETIIDYALAINYLVTTYMEDKVKYKLLCQEANLLAKKMNWEGPVKEYYELLMGTKIK, via the coding sequence ATGGGGGGCATATGGAATGTCATAGATGCTGAATCACACACCTTAGCATCCATGATAGATTCCAATGATCTGGAAGAAGATGAAAACCCCGGAATTCTTGTTGCAGGGCCGTATTATGGGCATAGTGGTGCTGACTGGAACAAAGGACTCAACCGGATAACTGATGTTAGTGGATTTGAAGAAATGGAACTGGGGGATGAGATAAAAGAAACGATTGAATCCTTACAGGAATACGGAATTGATGTTATCACTGTTGAGAAAAGAATAAAAAATACAAAAATCGGATATTTACTATTTAAGACAGATAATTTCTGCAGGATCAATACGGTATATAAGGGAACTGAGATGTCTCTGGATAATAAGATAAAAGCGGAAGCTTTTGACCTGATTGGCCTGGACTCTCTAAAATATGAAAGTCTATCAAACGGACAGGAATATACCCATTACCTCAACCTTTCCTATGCAATCTCTGAATTTGTAAGAATATTTGTAAATATCAAAGAAAAATACAGTAAGGAATATCATGATCAGGCCATTGCAGAGTTTGCAGCGTCTTTGATGCCCACAATGAACATATCACTTCATTGCCATGAGTTTGGACTCTTTTATGCAATTGCTCGGCTGAAAAAAATAGGCATTGCGGTCAATACAGTTGCAACCTTACATGCAACCCTTCCAGGAAGAGGGGCAGGTTACAGATCCATCCAGAAAATAAGGGATAATGACACAACATGGATTGAAGGAATTCCTGAAAACACAGCTACCCTGGAATCACTTTCAAAATATGCTGATGTGGTCACAGCCGTTGGTGACTCAACCAGAAAAGAAATCAAGCTATTCTACGGAATAACTTCAATAGTTGTAAGAAACGGCATCTATCTTGATGAAAAAGACATAAAGTGGAACGATAAGATCAGACTTCAGGAGAATATCCAAAACTTCCTTTCAGAAACGATCTACAAATATATGGACGGAAAACAGATACCCTACAAGAAGATCATACCCATTTTTTCCATTTCCAGAATTGAAATCGAGAATAAAGGCTATCCTGACCTGCTGGACTCACTGGTACTGCTAGATCGAATAATCAAGATCGGAGTTCGAACCGGCAGGATTGATGAAGATATCAGGATAGTTTGCTTCGTTGTATGTGCGCATGGCCCAAAATACAATCTTCCAGAAGGATTTCCGATAAATATGCAAAAGGAGATTCTGGCAGGTGAGGAGAACAGACTCCAGAAGATGATTGAAGAACGCGGATTACAATGTTCAAGCCTCCCTGGTGGGACAAGGCATGTATCAGCTATCCTGTATCCCCAATGGCTATCTGAAAATGATGGAGGACTTAATATGAACACATCCAATTTCATGACTGGATGTATAGCAGGCATCTTTCCGTCCAGATATGAACCCTTTCTCCTTACAGGCCTTGAAGCAGGTAAAGAATATACACCAAGCATTGTAAGTAAAATATGCGGGTTCAGTGACGCATTGAACACTATCGAAAGCCTGGTGCCGGGGATTGGAGGAGTGATTGTTGTTGACAACATTGATCTCTCATACAATGAAACGATAATAGATTATGCACTTGCAATAAACTATCTGGTCACCACCTACATGGAAGATAAGGTCAAGTACAAACTTCTCTGCCAGGAAGCTAACCTGCTTGCAAAAAAAATGAACTGGGAAGGTCCAGTCAAAGAATACTATGAACTGCTCATGGGAACTAAGATCAAATGA
- a CDS encoding galactose-1-phosphate uridylyltransferase produces the protein MSEIRKHYFLDKYCLIAAERHKRPSDFKLTEKHASSSNCVFCPGNEKKTPPPTAVYYDGEVFSSDIEKSDKGWDIRCFPNLYPALSSEKPRNAILSSHPWKGYEGYGYHEVIVETPSHTRTINDYSDEEITMLMHAYRDRIKYYQSQSDIEYVSLFKNWGDKAGASIEHSHSQLIALPLVPPIISEELRVIDSLEECPYCNIVTNEQRSKRIVYENSQFAAIAPYYSIVPYEIWILPKNHINHISEADNSFLVGLGDAIRYIIIRYEQILDLPSYNYMFYESPKLCYHFNVRIQPVLATPGGFEKNTEIYINSMPPELAASHLK, from the coding sequence ATGTCTGAGATTAGAAAACACTATTTTCTGGATAAGTATTGTTTAATAGCAGCTGAAAGACATAAAAGGCCATCTGATTTTAAGCTAACTGAAAAGCATGCTTCCAGCTCAAACTGTGTCTTTTGCCCGGGAAATGAGAAAAAAACACCACCACCAACAGCAGTCTACTACGATGGTGAGGTTTTCAGTTCTGATATTGAAAAAAGTGATAAAGGGTGGGACATTCGCTGTTTTCCAAACCTTTATCCTGCCCTGTCGTCTGAAAAACCCAGGAATGCTATACTATCCAGCCATCCTTGGAAAGGCTATGAAGGATACGGATATCATGAAGTTATAGTGGAAACCCCATCCCATACCAGAACAATAAACGATTATTCAGATGAAGAGATCACAATGCTCATGCATGCGTATCGAGACCGGATAAAGTATTACCAGAGCCAGAGTGATATTGAATATGTATCTCTTTTCAAGAACTGGGGAGATAAAGCAGGCGCTTCAATTGAGCATTCACACTCCCAATTAATAGCTCTGCCTCTGGTCCCTCCGATCATCTCAGAAGAGTTAAGGGTCATAGATTCTCTTGAAGAATGCCCTTACTGCAATATTGTTACCAATGAGCAGAGATCAAAGCGTATTGTCTATGAGAACAGTCAATTTGCAGCTATTGCACCTTATTATTCTATCGTTCCCTATGAAATATGGATACTTCCCAAAAACCACATCAACCATATATCAGAGGCAGACAATAGTTTTCTGGTTGGTCTTGGCGATGCTATTAGATATATAATAATTCGCTATGAACAGATACTGGACTTACCTTCCTACAACTATATGTTTTATGAAAGTCCTAAACTTTGTTACCACTTCAACGTAAGAATACAACCAGTACTTGCAACACCAGGTGGATTTGAAAAGAATACAGAGATATATATCAACTCAATGCCACCGGAATTAGCTGCATCTCACCTTAAATAA
- a CDS encoding glycosyltransferase family 4 protein gives MKNVNLIYDQYGGFEIKRTKLKVGMFSWESLYSVKVGGIAPHVSELSETLAKKGHEVHLFTRSGGLPDYEQINGVHYHRISHDQSGNIVHQMDKMCDAMYYRYREVIREYGDLDILHGHDWHPVNVLCRIKAEDGTPFILTYHSTEWGRNGNKHGDWWEATEISHREWLGGYEAAEVIITSNILKSEVQYLYQIPDYKISIIPNGIYAGKMRKKLDPGMIKRRYGISPLAPVILFIGRMSYQKGPDLMVQAIPNVLAHRPDAQFVFIGEGEMRPYCQQIAWDSGVAHATHFLGYAPDEEAIDWNNACDIVCVPSRNEPFGIVVLEAWDAGKTVVATDAVKLIDCFINGITVYQNPDSIAWGINYVLDGMGLRKLGEEGQHLVETKYNWDSVSYSTVNVYIKASSENI, from the coding sequence ATGAAAAATGTGAATTTAATTTATGATCAATATGGGGGTTTTGAAATTAAAAGAACAAAGCTTAAAGTTGGAATGTTTTCATGGGAAAGCCTTTACTCAGTAAAGGTTGGAGGTATAGCCCCACATGTCTCAGAGCTTTCAGAAACACTTGCAAAAAAGGGCCATGAGGTGCATTTGTTTACCAGAAGTGGGGGTCTGCCAGATTATGAGCAGATAAATGGGGTACATTATCACAGGATATCACATGATCAGTCAGGAAACATCGTGCACCAGATGGATAAAATGTGTGATGCAATGTATTACCGCTATAGGGAGGTTATCAGAGAATATGGGGATCTGGACATACTCCATGGACATGACTGGCATCCGGTAAATGTTCTGTGCAGAATAAAGGCAGAAGACGGCACTCCATTTATACTGACATATCATAGTACAGAATGGGGTCGTAATGGGAACAAGCATGGTGACTGGTGGGAAGCTACTGAGATTTCTCACAGAGAATGGCTTGGAGGATATGAAGCTGCAGAGGTGATCATTACTTCAAATATACTTAAAAGTGAGGTTCAGTATCTTTATCAGATCCCGGATTACAAGATTTCAATAATACCTAATGGAATATATGCAGGAAAGATGAGAAAGAAACTGGATCCGGGAATGATCAAAAGAAGATATGGAATTTCACCCCTTGCTCCTGTGATTCTGTTCATAGGACGTATGAGCTACCAGAAAGGGCCTGACCTGATGGTGCAGGCAATTCCCAATGTACTTGCTCACAGGCCAGATGCCCAGTTTGTATTCATTGGTGAAGGAGAAATGAGACCCTATTGTCAGCAGATTGCCTGGGATTCAGGTGTAGCCCATGCCACCCATTTTCTGGGGTATGCCCCGGATGAGGAAGCTATAGACTGGAACAATGCATGTGACATTGTATGTGTTCCCAGCAGAAATGAACCGTTTGGTATTGTAGTACTGGAAGCATGGGATGCGGGTAAAACTGTAGTAGCTACAGATGCAGTTAAGCTCATAGATTGTTTCATAAACGGCATCACCGTATACCAGAATCCAGATTCAATTGCCTGGGGTATAAACTATGTACTTGATGGAATGGGGCTAAGGAAGCTTGGGGAAGAAGGCCAGCATCTTGTTGAGACAAAATATAACTGGGACTCTGTATCTTATTCCACGGTCAATGTCTACATAAAGGCTTCATCTGAAAATATCTAA
- a CDS encoding amylo-alpha-1,6-glucosidase: MFESVFPSNEFKDYRSGLRKEWIVTNGLGGYASSTITGANSRTYHGLLVAAMNPPVDRILLLSSVDEIIEINGELYHLAVHKYPDTVYPEGYRYLNSVSFNPFPVYTYNLGNARISKHIFMVHGQNTTIIEYQIDGVCDNDSISMKLLPLINTRNFHHTARSNDNIFKQTAGSFRTEITNGNVSFQLSSNAGYFPAGNWYYDFEYEHELERGNFYTEDNYNPGYFEKSSLTNGSHIFLVASTEHIPDINSEDIEILYRKEIERLIDIERKCSYKDNIISKLYPAADSFIVQRKSTGSNTVIAGYHWFSDWGRDSMISLPGLTLVTGRFEEASSILTTFSKYCRRGLIPNRFPDHSKDMPAYNTVDAPLWFIHAAGRYFEYTGDGNLIEDIWSTIKEILYYYTHGTDNGIIMDSDGLIRHNDQLTWMDAKIGVNAVTPRAGKACEINALWYNALNTALFISDNLQLDIEFNADDLHMIRENFSKMFWNTHEKCLFDFIDDRKETSIIKDPSIRPNQLFAVSLPYTMLTHKQNCQIVKKVEQELLTPVGIRTLSPGDSGYTGIYSGNIWTRDAAYHNGTVWPWLMGAYISAYTRVNNYSDQSIAYSEQLLQGLDGHLYQAGVGTISEIFDGDPPHDPKGCISQAWSVAEIMRAYIEDIVNQGKVKVMY; the protein is encoded by the coding sequence ATGTTTGAGTCAGTTTTTCCATCAAATGAATTTAAAGATTACAGGAGCGGATTGCGTAAAGAGTGGATCGTTACCAATGGGCTTGGAGGATATGCATCATCCACCATAACAGGTGCAAATTCCAGAACATATCACGGCCTTTTGGTAGCTGCCATGAATCCACCTGTTGACAGGATACTGTTACTTTCGTCCGTGGATGAAATAATAGAGATCAATGGCGAACTGTACCATCTTGCGGTACATAAATATCCAGATACGGTATATCCTGAAGGATACAGATACCTCAACTCTGTCTCCTTTAATCCTTTCCCTGTGTATACATATAATCTGGGAAATGCCCGGATAAGTAAACACATCTTTATGGTTCATGGTCAGAATACAACGATCATTGAATACCAGATAGATGGGGTTTGTGACAATGACAGTATTTCAATGAAATTACTACCACTTATCAATACAAGAAATTTTCATCATACTGCACGGTCAAATGATAACATATTCAAGCAGACGGCTGGCTCATTCAGAACTGAAATAACCAATGGTAATGTTTCATTTCAATTAAGTTCAAATGCCGGCTATTTTCCTGCAGGAAACTGGTACTATGATTTTGAGTATGAACACGAACTGGAACGTGGAAACTTTTATACAGAAGACAATTATAATCCTGGATATTTTGAAAAAAGTTCTTTGACCAATGGAAGCCACATATTTCTCGTTGCATCTACTGAACATATACCTGACATAAATTCTGAAGACATTGAAATTCTCTACAGAAAAGAAATTGAAAGACTTATAGATATAGAAAGAAAATGCAGCTATAAAGATAACATTATATCAAAACTCTATCCTGCAGCAGATTCATTCATTGTTCAGCGAAAATCAACCGGATCAAATACCGTTATTGCTGGATATCACTGGTTTTCTGACTGGGGACGGGATTCAATGATATCACTACCGGGCCTTACACTGGTTACCGGACGATTTGAAGAAGCTTCCAGCATACTAACCACATTTTCAAAGTACTGCAGAAGGGGACTTATACCAAATCGCTTCCCTGATCACAGTAAAGACATGCCTGCATACAATACAGTTGATGCTCCTTTGTGGTTTATACATGCAGCCGGACGTTATTTTGAATATACCGGTGATGGAAATCTAATTGAGGATATCTGGAGTACCATAAAGGAAATCCTATATTATTATACTCATGGAACTGATAACGGCATAATAATGGACTCAGATGGCCTTATAAGACATAATGACCAGCTTACATGGATGGATGCAAAAATTGGAGTAAATGCAGTAACTCCAAGAGCCGGTAAAGCATGCGAGATCAATGCACTCTGGTATAATGCTCTGAATACAGCTTTATTTATATCAGATAACCTGCAGCTTGATATTGAATTCAATGCTGATGATCTCCATATGATCAGAGAAAATTTCAGTAAAATGTTCTGGAATACGCATGAAAAATGTCTTTTTGACTTTATAGATGACAGAAAAGAAACTAGTATTATAAAGGACCCTTCAATACGTCCAAATCAACTTTTTGCAGTATCACTGCCATATACAATGCTAACCCACAAACAGAACTGCCAGATTGTCAAAAAGGTCGAACAGGAATTGCTCACCCCTGTTGGGATCAGGACTCTCTCACCTGGAGATTCAGGATACACCGGAATATATTCAGGGAATATCTGGACACGGGATGCAGCATACCATAATGGAACTGTCTGGCCCTGGCTTATGGGGGCATACATATCAGCCTATACCAGGGTCAACAACTATTCAGACCAAAGCATCGCATACTCAGAGCAGTTACTGCAAGGACTTGATGGTCATTTATATCAGGCAGGTGTTGGCACCATATCTGAGATATTTGATGGTGATCCACCACATGACCCTAAAGGATGTATATCCCAGGCATGGAGTGTTGCAGAAATAATGCGGGCATACATTGAAGATATTGTAAACCAGGGAAAAGTTAAGGTCATGTATTAA
- a CDS encoding winged helix-turn-helix domain-containing protein — protein MENDYCIDIGLAAGAVYSELENGDRNLTQLRKHIIDNGYDANTFLMALGWLAREDKVCIIKQNNKWSICLK, from the coding sequence ATGGAAAATGATTATTGTATTGATATTGGGCTTGCAGCTGGTGCTGTATACAGTGAGCTTGAAAATGGGGACCGAAATTTGACCCAGCTTCGCAAACATATAATTGATAATGGATATGATGCGAATACTTTTCTTATGGCCCTTGGATGGCTTGCAAGAGAAGATAAGGTCTGCATAATAAAACAGAACAATAAATGGTCCATCTGTCTTAAATAA
- the corA gene encoding magnesium/cobalt transporter CorA, which yields MRRFVKKTSYKAGFPPGTLVHIGEKKTETVRISYLDYDYSNIHENVVDSIEECFPLKDTHTVSWINIDGIHRVDIIEKIGKQFDIHPLVLEDILHTNQRPKIEDFGNYMYIVLKMIYSNENNEINSEQISLIMGENFVISFQEIEGDTFEPVRKRIRSEKSRIRKMGPDYLTYALIDSIVDNYFIILEKIEDKLDLIEDEVVSSPTPDVLRNIHSLKWEMTYLRKSVWPLREVINSMTRTESNLIQESTRIYLRDLYDHTIQVIDTVETFRDILSGMLDVYLSSINNKMSEVMKFLTIIATIFIPLTFIAGVYGMNFEYMPELEWKWGYHLILSLMFLTVLTMVVYFKKKKWF from the coding sequence ATGAGAAGATTCGTAAAAAAAACTTCCTATAAAGCAGGTTTTCCACCAGGTACACTTGTCCATATTGGAGAAAAGAAAACAGAAACAGTCAGAATTTCGTATCTGGATTATGATTATTCAAACATACACGAGAATGTAGTCGATTCTATTGAAGAGTGTTTTCCTTTAAAGGACACACATACAGTAAGCTGGATCAATATCGATGGTATTCATAGGGTGGACATAATTGAAAAGATCGGGAAACAATTTGATATTCATCCACTGGTACTGGAAGATATACTCCATACCAATCAACGGCCAAAGATCGAAGATTTTGGCAACTATATGTATATTGTTCTCAAAATGATTTATTCCAATGAGAATAATGAAATCAATTCAGAGCAGATAAGCCTGATAATGGGAGAAAATTTCGTCATATCATTTCAGGAAATCGAAGGTGATACTTTTGAACCAGTTCGAAAGCGCATCAGGAGTGAAAAAAGCCGTATACGCAAAATGGGACCAGATTATCTTACCTATGCTCTGATAGATTCTATAGTTGACAATTATTTTATTATTCTTGAAAAAATAGAGGACAAATTAGATTTAATTGAAGATGAAGTTGTTTCAAGCCCTACACCAGACGTGCTCAGAAACATTCATAGTCTCAAATGGGAAATGACATATCTTCGTAAATCAGTATGGCCTCTCAGGGAAGTAATCAACAGTATGACCCGAACGGAATCAAACCTGATACAGGAATCTACCAGAATATATCTTAGAGACCTTTATGATCATACCATTCAGGTTATTGATACAGTAGAAACATTCAGAGATATACTATCCGGAATGCTTGATGTTTATCTATCCAGTATAAATAACAAAATGAGTGAGGTCATGAAGTTCCTTACGATCATTGCAACCATCTTTATACCTCTGACATTCATAGCCGGTGTTTATGGAATGAACTTTGAATATATGCCTGAACTTGAATGGAAATGGGGCTACCATCTAATACTATCATTAATGTTTCTAACCGTACTTACCATGGTCGTGTATTTCAAGAAGAAAAAATGGTTTTGA